From the Nocardiopsis changdeensis genome, one window contains:
- a CDS encoding immunity 49 family protein: MTLRIERHRVDEKAIGEALDDFADRIGQDVNDQQHSGRDGFGWKMIGRDLVTYAAARSATDPEAKADIRAALYSAAEAFTGALLLDGAPTSVEVSVHLTYTGTGVSYRDLEEYGEKPRGQRPIAPGRWAHALYLCVISGLCDAYEGPLVQFAAGFTEDQVLHRALAFYVYPGLGAERDQLTGYVESAMAPFFASLEEGSQKGLPDLAAVDFELLFLHALLSRNEQLFWSLMAMRLAWLRDNRDSEDLDALLPVAELAFAALAVRVEGWTMPFDTDYLPRHLVQGGRGLRVGPYGADKDPEALRLLAQGPIEVAHPAEASTGNWTVEKLFKRNDTWMGEAAQADTSRYRTADDLMRYADFEQLTFGRSLSVDPQARHPRQLAAFTHASQFTAAAFACTAAGGESVEVALGESTAVLRTFGPRNGVSGNRLATAVEYALISGSPERLEALLGMPEELFPRPGGPGTSVFLRYGVALLTYLRSAPTGPGAVPGPRVREALDAALEALAGHTRPGSPPPPVIALSQLVAEDQEGFNLALADALEAYRDAYSFGEQARRSDGLVDRRSLTLACLARMRGWEVRIDSGYLPQGLLDRAGALSVP, translated from the coding sequence GTGACCCTGCGGATCGAACGCCACCGAGTCGACGAGAAAGCGATCGGGGAGGCCCTGGACGACTTCGCCGACAGGATCGGCCAGGACGTCAACGACCAGCAGCACAGCGGCCGGGACGGGTTCGGCTGGAAGATGATCGGCCGCGACCTGGTCACCTACGCCGCCGCCCGGTCCGCCACCGACCCGGAAGCAAAAGCCGACATCCGGGCCGCCCTGTACTCGGCCGCGGAGGCCTTCACCGGAGCGCTGCTGCTGGACGGAGCGCCCACCTCCGTCGAGGTCTCGGTCCACCTCACCTACACCGGGACCGGTGTCTCCTACCGGGACCTCGAAGAGTACGGAGAAAAACCCCGGGGCCAGCGGCCGATCGCTCCCGGCAGGTGGGCTCACGCACTGTACCTGTGCGTCATCTCCGGCCTGTGCGACGCCTACGAAGGCCCCCTCGTCCAGTTCGCCGCGGGCTTCACCGAGGATCAGGTGCTGCACCGAGCGCTCGCGTTCTACGTCTACCCGGGACTGGGCGCCGAGCGCGACCAGCTGACGGGGTACGTGGAGTCCGCGATGGCGCCCTTCTTCGCCTCCCTGGAAGAGGGGTCCCAGAAAGGCCTCCCCGACCTGGCCGCGGTCGACTTCGAACTGCTCTTCCTGCACGCCCTGCTCAGCCGCAACGAGCAGCTGTTCTGGTCCCTCATGGCCATGCGGCTGGCGTGGCTCCGCGACAATCGCGACAGCGAGGACCTGGACGCACTGCTCCCGGTGGCCGAGCTCGCCTTCGCCGCCCTGGCGGTGCGGGTGGAGGGCTGGACGATGCCCTTCGACACCGACTACCTGCCCCGGCACCTCGTCCAGGGCGGCCGCGGCCTTCGGGTCGGCCCCTACGGTGCGGACAAGGACCCCGAAGCGCTGCGCCTGCTGGCCCAAGGGCCGATCGAGGTCGCCCACCCCGCCGAAGCCTCCACCGGTAACTGGACGGTCGAGAAGCTCTTCAAACGCAACGACACCTGGATGGGAGAGGCCGCGCAGGCCGATACCTCCCGTTACAGGACTGCCGACGACCTGATGCGCTACGCTGACTTCGAGCAGCTCACCTTCGGCCGGTCCCTGTCCGTCGATCCCCAAGCCCGTCACCCCCGACAGCTCGCCGCGTTCACGCATGCCTCCCAGTTCACCGCGGCCGCCTTCGCCTGCACCGCAGCGGGAGGGGAGAGCGTCGAGGTGGCCCTGGGGGAGTCCACGGCCGTGCTGCGCACGTTCGGACCCCGCAACGGTGTGTCCGGGAACCGGCTCGCCACCGCAGTGGAGTACGCCCTGATCTCAGGGTCACCCGAACGTCTGGAGGCGCTGTTGGGCATGCCGGAGGAACTCTTCCCGCGCCCGGGCGGCCCGGGCACCTCCGTCTTTCTCCGCTACGGGGTCGCGCTGCTGACCTACCTGCGGTCCGCCCCGACCGGTCCCGGCGCGGTACCGGGCCCGCGTGTGCGCGAGGCTCTCGACGCGGCACTGGAAGCGCTGGCCGGCCACACCCGCCCCGGTTCCCCGCCGCCCCCGGTGATCGCGCTCTCCCAGCTGGTGGCCGAAGACCAGGAGGGTTTCAACCTGGCCCTGGCCGATGCCCTGGAGGCGTACCGGGACGCGTACTCCTTCGGGGAACAGGCCCGACGCTCGGACGGGCTGGTGGACCGGCGGTCACTGACCCTGGCCTGTCTGGCCCGGATGCGGGGCTGGGAGGTGCGCATCGACAGCGGCTACCTGCCCCAGGGGCTGCTCGACCGGGCCGGAGCCCTTTCCGTTCCCTGA